Below is a window of Dietzia timorensis DNA.
CGAAAACACTATTCTGTGGTTTCGCGTTCACCTCTGAACTGATGTTCACTCGCCGCTCCTCGTTAAACCAGGCTCGTCAGCGCATCGTATAGAGCCGCCGTTCCCAACCCGCCCGGGATCGCACAAATGGCAGGGTTATTGATGCACCAAGAATTGAAGGTCCCGTACCCCGCTCGAACTGCACTCGAAAGTGCACGGTACGCCCCCGGGACAGCGCGAGCAGCAGCGACAATTGCACGCGCGGCCACCATGGCCACAGGCACCCATGCTACTTCAGCATTTTCCGTTTTCCCGTCCTCTGCATACTGCGTGATGTTGTTCTCAGTCAAAGCGACGAGCTCGGGCTTGACTCCGGCCGCGAGAGCGTTCTCTCCATCAAAAGCGATGCTTCCAGATTCAGGATCTGCCGATACTGAGGAGACCAAGGAATGGATCTGCTTCTAATCGACAGACGGTTCAGTAGCGGCGTTCGCCGCAGGCACATAGGTTAGCGGGGCAGCCACGGCAAGGGTCAGGGCAGTTGCGCGTATAGCAAGCTTTGACGACATAAGCACTCCTTAGCGCGATTGTTCAAACTGGGATACCTTCCCTCGACAAACCCTAAGTAACATCTATAAATAGGCATTTACGTCTAAGTTAATTCCTAACCAATTCGGTTCACGCCTTTAGCTTTGATTCTTCACGGTTTTTGGGATTGTGCTGCGCGTGGAAGATGGAAAGGATGACTAATTCGAATAGTTTCGGGTTGCTTATGCTAAAAAGTTGTTCATGACAAAGGCGTCATGCAAGTGAAGACTTCCGGCACCGTCATTGTTGGTTCTATCCTGTCGCGGGCGTGCTCGTTTGCCGGTCGTGTCCCGATGGCTGAAATTGCGTCTAAGCTGCGCGTCGACGCCTCCGCGAGCTCGTTGCCCGGATCAACCTGGTCGAACACGCCGCAGACCACGCCATGCGCAGCGTGGCCCGCAGCAGGCAATCCAGGCAAAGAAGTAGCATTTCGGCCACCACCCGCTGGTCGCGGTCATCGATCGCAGCAGGTCAGGGTCCGGGGAAGCCACGGCGACGCGCCAGCCCACTGCCGACGCTCGCATGTCTCAAACCAAACAACCCACAAACTCACCCGTGGAAAATCGAGCTAGAGAATCGAACCTGCAATAATTGGCGGCGTGACTGCGATCAAACTGGACGGCAAGCTAACCCGCGACGAGATCGTCGCCGACCTGACCAAGCGCGCAGCGGCGCTGGCGGAAAAGGGCATCGTGCCCGGTCTGGCAACCGTGCTCGTCGGAGACGATCCGGGAAGCGCGTCGTATGTGAAGATGAAGCACCGCGACTGCGAGCAGATCGGGATCAAATCGATCCGCGTCGACCTACCCGAGGACACCACGCAGTCCCAGCTCGAGGCCGAGATCGACAGGCTCAACGCCGACCCCGAGTGCACCGGCTACATCGTGCAACTCCCGCTGCCGAAGCACCTCGACGAGAACGCGATTCTCGAGCGCATCGCCCCGGATAAGGACGCCGACGGGCTGCACCCGACGAACCTCGGCCGTCTCGTCATCGGACAGGACGCGCCGCTGCCGTGCACCCCGAATGGCTGCCTGGCGCTGCTGCGCCGCTTCGACGTCGAGATCGCCGGCGCCGAGGTCGTGGTCGTCGGTCGCGGGCTCACCGTCGGGCGGCCGATCGGACTGATGCTCACCCGTCGCAGCGAGAACGCCACAGTGACGCTGTGCCACACCGGCACGAAGGACCTCGCGGCGCACACCCGCAACGCCGACATCGTTATCGCCGCGGCCGGCGTGCCGCACATGATCACCGCGGACATGGTGAAGCCGGGCGCCGCGCTCCTCGACGTGGGCGTCTCGCGCGTCGACGGTAAGCTTGCAGGAGATCTCGCACCCGACGTGTGGGATGTGGCGGGCGCCGTCAGCCCCAACCCCGGAGGTGTGGGTCCGCTGACCCGTGCCTTCCTGATGACGAACGTTATCGAGCGGGCCGAGCGCCTCGCGGAAACAGACTGATCCGCACGCTGTTCGGGCGGATCCCGACGCCCTTGGTGGTGTAGCCGACTGCGGTGCGTGGGGCGCCGTCGTCCTGGGCGACCGGGACGAAGTTCTGCAGGATCGCGGCGGCCTGGATTGTGAGTGCCGACCACGAATACAGGTCGGCTGGGCAGTTGCGCACGCCGACGCCGAAGGGGATCGCGGCGGTATCGCGTGCCTCGGACTCGTGGCCCGGGAGCCAGCGGTGCGGCTCGAACGCGGCGGGTCGGGGGAAGTTGCGCGGATCGTGGTGGATCGCTTGCGGGCTCATCCCGATCTGGACGCCGCCTCCGAGCGTGAGATCGCCGAGACGGATCTCGCCGCGCGCATCGAGCAGCGTGATCCACGAGGTCCACAGGCGCATCGTCTCCATGAGGGCGCGGCGCGTGGCCGGCAGCGAGGTGGCGTGGTGAGCCTCGACGGGCCCGGACCCCACGACGTCATCGATCTCGTCGATGACCTCCGACCGCGCGGACGGCGAGTGGGTGAGCTCGTGCAGGAACGCCAGGAGCATGCCCGCCGGCGATTCGATGCCGCCCATGACGAAACCGACGAGCTCGTCGACGATGTCCTCGTCACCGAGGAACTCACCCGTCCCCGGGTCGACATGATTGACCAGCGTCGAGAGCAGATCGCCGCGGTCGTCGCCGTGGCGGCGGTACTCCGCGACGACGTTCTTCGCCTCCGCGCGCATGCGGTCCGAGGTGTCGAGGAAGCGGCGGTGGGCGCCGCGGCGCAGCTCGGCGACCGCGACGGGGAGAATTGTGCGGATCGAGGCCTCGGCGAGAAGTTCGGGGGACTTCGAGCTGAGGACCGAGCGCGCGTCGGCGCCGACGTCGGCGCGAATGAGCGAGGCCATGAGCGTGTCGATCGCGAGCTTATC
It encodes the following:
- a CDS encoding cytochrome P450: MAAFPKRPADVPWAPGRLPGIGHARQLITDPLPFVRSLPTYGPVVKVGLGPRPLYMATTIELVRDVGLGRAGEFHRDNLIEPVAPFTGRSLVTLSGSDHRRRRRLIAPAFHRNRIAVYAESYAEIAEQWLGTLPVGTPFEATPYVDKLAIDTLMASLIRADVGADARSVLSSKSPELLAEASIRTILPVAVAELRRGAHRRFLDTSDRMRAEAKNVVAEYRRHGDDRGDLLSTLVNHVDPGTGEFLGDEDIVDELVGFVMGGIESPAGMLLAFLHELTHSPSARSEVIDEIDDVVGSGPVEAHHATSLPATRRALMETMRLWTSWITLLDARGEIRLGDLTLGGGVQIGMSPQAIHHDPRNFPRPAAFEPHRWLPGHESEARDTAAIPFGVGVRNCPADLYSWSALTIQAAAILQNFVPVAQDDGAPRTAVGYTTKGVGIRPNSVRISLFPRGARPAR
- a CDS encoding bifunctional methylenetetrahydrofolate dehydrogenase/methenyltetrahydrofolate cyclohydrolase, coding for MTAIKLDGKLTRDEIVADLTKRAAALAEKGIVPGLATVLVGDDPGSASYVKMKHRDCEQIGIKSIRVDLPEDTTQSQLEAEIDRLNADPECTGYIVQLPLPKHLDENAILERIAPDKDADGLHPTNLGRLVIGQDAPLPCTPNGCLALLRRFDVEIAGAEVVVVGRGLTVGRPIGLMLTRRSENATVTLCHTGTKDLAAHTRNADIVIAAAGVPHMITADMVKPGAALLDVGVSRVDGKLAGDLAPDVWDVAGAVSPNPGGVGPLTRAFLMTNVIERAERLAETD